Proteins found in one Numida meleagris isolate 19003 breed g44 Domestic line chromosome 25, NumMel1.0, whole genome shotgun sequence genomic segment:
- the SPDEF gene encoding SAM pointed domain-containing Ets transcription factor isoform X2: MGSPSPPGTPFCLHYFDMLYSEDVAWASKGMGETSQSGALGGRGEVKKEPEQCPIIDSQGLGLGGDGDLQGGLPLEEHSLEQMQSMVVGEVLKDIETACKLLNIAADPADWSPGNVQKWILWTEHQYRLPQLGKSFQELSGKELCAMSEEQFCQRSPVCGDVLHAHLDIWKSAAWMKEKAAPGDVRYCGGDSGWADSEVDSSCAGQPIHLWQFLKELLLKPHNYGRFIRWLNKEKGIFKIEDSAQVARLWGIRKNRPAMNYDKLSRSIRQYYKKGIIRKPDISQRLVYQFVHPL; encoded by the exons atgggcagccccagcccccccgGCACCCCCTTCTGCCTGCACTACTTCGACATGCTCTACTCGGAGGACGTCGCGTGGGCTTCCAAAGGGATGGGGGAGACCTCCCAGAGCGGTGCCCTGGGGGGGCGAGGGGAGGTGAAGAAGGAGCCGGAGCAGTGCCCCATCATCGACAGCCAAggtttggggctggggggcgATGGGGATCTGCAGGGGGGGCTGCCCTTGGAGGAGCACTCGCTGGAGCAGATGCAGAGCATGGTGGTGGGCGAAGTGCTGAAGGACATCGAGACGGCGTGCAAGCTGCTCAACATTGCCGCAG ACCCCGCGGACTGGAGCCCCGGCAACGTGCAGAAGTGGATCCTGTGGACGGAGCACCAGTACCGGCTGCCGCAGCTCGGGAAATCCTTCCAGGAGCTGTCGGGGAAGGAGCTGTGCGCGATGTCGGAGGAGCAGTTCTGCCAACGCTCGCCCGTCTGCGGCGACGTCCTCCACGCTCACCTGGACATCTGGAAGTCGG CCGCGTGGATGAAGGAAAAAGCTGCCCCGGGGGACGTGAGATACTGCG GGGGTGACAGCGGATGGGCAGACAGCGAAGTGGACTCATCCTGCGCCGGGCAACCCATCCACCTCTGGCAGTtcctgaaggagctgctgctgaaacccCACAACTACGGGCGCTTCATCCGTTGGCTCAACAAGGAGAAAG GGATCTTCAAGATCGAGGACTCGGCGCAGGTGGCGCGGCTATGGGGCATCCGGAAGAACCGCCCGGCCATGAACTACGACAAGCTGAGCCGCTCCATCCGGCAGTACTACAAGAAGGGCATCATCCGGAAACCCGACATCTCGCAGCGCCTCGTCTACCAGTTCGTGCACCCGCTCTGA